CGATGGCCAAAGCCGCCAGCTTCTCGTGCACCGCAAGGGGGCGACCCGCGCCTTTCCAGGCCAGCCGGTGATTATTCCCGGCAGCATGGGAACGGCGTCTTTCGTGCTGGAAGGCGCGCCTGCTTCGATGCGTGAAAGCTTCGGCTCGTCGTGCCACGGCGCCGGGCGGCGGATGTCGAGGAAGAAGGCCAAGCATCTGGTGCAAGGCGGTCAGCTCAGGCGGGAGCTTGAAGCGATGGGCGTTTCCGTGCAGGCCGGGTCACTGGCGGGCCTCGCTGAAGAAGCGCCGCGGGCCTACAAGGATATCGACGATGTTGTCAGCACGGTCGTGTCGGCTGGCATCGCCCGTAAGGTTGCCAAGCTGGTGCCGGTGGGGATTATGAAAGGGTAGGGTGCAGTTGATAGTTGACAGTTGATAGTTGGCGAAGAAAAAACTTTAAGGGCAGTACGCCCATCATTTCGATGGATGGGGAGTTACTCCTAACAGGCTGCATGACCGCCGCTCATTATTGTCAACTGATTTTACCCTCTCGGGTGGAATGTTCTGTGTACTTCCTTGACGAACGAGCGGTCGATGTGGGTGTAGATCTGGGTGGCGATGATGGAGCTGTGGCCGAGCATCTCCTGAACGGCGCGCAGGTCAGCCCCGCCTTCGAGCAGGTGGGTTGCGAAGGAGTGGCGGAAGGTGTGCGGGCTGATCGGCTTTTCGATGCCGGCGATGATGGCGTGCTGGCGCACGATGTTCCACGCGGACATGCGCGAGAGTTTGCCGCCGCGTGAGTTCAGAAAGAGCACATCCTTCGACGTTGCGCTGACCATGCCGGGTCGAAGCTCTTCAAGATAGCGCTTGAGCCATTTCGTGGCGTTTCTTCCCACAGGCACAAGCCGCTCTTTGGAGCCTTTGCCGAAGACCCTGATGAATCCCTCATCCAGATACAAATTCAATTTGCCCAGACCGATCAGTTCGCTGACCCGGATGCCGGTGGCGTAGAGCAGTTCGAGCATCGCTTTGTCGCGCAGCATGAAGCTGCCGGGCGGGTGTCGCCTGAGCGGGGCTTCGAGCAGTGCCATCATCTCCTCGACGGTCAACACCGAGGGCAGGGTGCGCGCGAGTTTTGGCTGGTGGATATTTTCGGCAGG
This portion of the Chlorobaculum parvum NCIB 8327 genome encodes:
- the xerD gene encoding site-specific tyrosine recombinase XerD, producing the protein MPALQEPWRGTLDTFLNYLTIERNFSGNTRESYLNDLGRYLAHLQGQQVKPEEATPDHIRQFIEELHDIGLEASSVARNISAIRSYHKFLLAERIAQANPAENIHQPKLARTLPSVLTVEEMMALLEAPLRRHPPGSFMLRDKAMLELLYATGIRVSELIGLGKLNLYLDEGFIRVFGKGSKERLVPVGRNATKWLKRYLEELRPGMVSATSKDVLFLNSRGGKLSRMSAWNIVRQHAIIAGIEKPISPHTFRHSFATHLLEGGADLRAVQEMLGHSSIIATQIYTHIDRSFVKEVHRTFHPRG